In a single window of the Microbacterium sp. SL75 genome:
- a CDS encoding RNA-binding S4 domain-containing protein: protein MTDAATTARVDAWLWAVRVYKTRSAATTACRAGHVRVNGERAKAAQPVRPGDELRVRIQGFDRILVVKKTIAKRVGAALVAESVDDRTPPPPSKESMPFVPVRDRGAGRPTKRDRRDIEKLRGRDPN from the coding sequence ATGACGGATGCCGCGACCACCGCACGCGTCGATGCGTGGCTCTGGGCGGTGCGCGTCTACAAGACCCGGTCTGCGGCGACCACCGCGTGCCGCGCGGGGCACGTCCGGGTCAACGGTGAGCGGGCCAAGGCCGCCCAACCTGTGCGCCCCGGCGATGAGTTGCGTGTGCGCATCCAGGGCTTCGACCGGATCCTCGTCGTGAAGAAGACGATCGCGAAGCGTGTCGGCGCGGCCCTCGTCGCGGAGTCGGTGGACGACCGCACTCCCCCGCCGCCCTCGAAAGAGAGCATGCCGTTCGTTCCGGTGCGCGATCGCGGCGCCGGTCGCCCCACCAAGCGGGACCGCCGCGACATCGAAAAGCTCCGAGGCCGCGACCCCAACTGA